The Flavobacterium sp. 1 genome contains the following window.
TTAAATACTCAAGATTTTTTAATGGAAATTTATTTTCCATAAATTCCTTAATAGTTGTTAATCTTTGCAAACCATCTACTATAGTAATTCTTCCTTCTTCATCTTCTGAAAAATAAAACATTGGTAATGGAATTCTTAAAAGAATAGATTCAATTAATCTAGATTTTTGAAAATTATTCCAAACAAAATGTCTTTGAAAATCAGGAGCTAAATCAATGTCCTTATCGTCAATCATATCAGATATAAGTCTTAAACTAAACTGTTTAGAATGTACTTTTATATCTTCAGGATTAAAAGGCTGTATTTCTTCATTAGGGGCGGTTTCATTATTTTCTGTTCCAGATTGTTCAGCTTCTATTACCTCTAATACTAGTTTATCTAATTTGATTTTTAATAAATCTTCATCTTCAGTAATTTCTTCATCTTTATTTAAAATATAAAATGAATTATTTTCAAGCTTAATTTCTAACCATTTTTTATTTTGTTCATCAATAAGTTCAAAAATGTTATTAGACCCTTCATCACTATTCTTTCTTATAGGACTTAGAAGAATATTTTCATTATTAGATGTTTGAATTTCTATTAGCATAATTTTATTTTTTTCAAATTTACTTAAAATACTTTTACCTTCCCAGTAACAACCGCATCTATCAAACTCATTTTATACTCCTTCAACTTCTCAATCTCTTGCTTTTTTAGGGAAATGGCTGTGTCAATTTTTTTTGTAGAATTATCTAAATGATTTACTATTTCTAATTGTTCTTTTTTTGGTGGAACTAAAACTGATAATTCTTTTAAAATAGATTGAGTTATACTGTAAACTTTTACTCCCTTTACTTTTGCTTGTATTTGACTTCTAAAAACAAGTGAGTCAAATTCATAAGCAATAAATCTAGAAATTATATTATCACTTGGTCTTGCAATCACTGTATGATAGCCCGCAAATACTTGCTCTTTACTATTTAAATATGTAAAATTTCCAGATCCTTGTAAATCTTCGGATGTGTCTGCAAATACAAAATCATCTTCATTTATTAATGAACTTGAATTATTTATTAAGTAATCTGGATGAACACATTTCAGTTTATGGATTTCTGGATTTACTTCAAAACCAAATTTTGAATGTATTTCTCCATAATTAACACAGAATATCCCTTCGTCAGTTAAATTTTCCTTTGTTATAGTTAATCCTTTGCCAAGTTTGAAAGTGTTTCTAAATCTTTTAATTTCCCAATGCTTCGGAATCTCCCCAATCCATTCTACACCACTTTCTTTTAGTTTTATATTTGGAATTAAACCTCTTGTAACCGTTTTATGAATCAGAATTTGACGACGTTCTTTCAGCAGTTCTATTTGTTTTTGCTTGATGGTAATGGCTTGGTCTATCTTGGCGGTTTTATCGTCAAGGAAATTGGCTATTGCGGTTTGTTCTTCTATTGGAGGAAAAGGAAATTGAAATCTTCTAAAATCAAGATAACTAATGTTTTGACGTAGTCCAGAACCTAAACCGTATATGATTTTATTATTATCGATTGATCGAAAAAAATAGTGATAAAACTTAGAATTAGCTTTTGATCTAAATCTTAAATTTAAATAAGCATTAGTTATAATTCCTTCATATTCAGAAATGGAACTTCTTAAACTTACAGTGTCATTTTGCAAATCAGTTGGTCTGAAAATTAAGTCACCTTTATTAACAAACTGATACGTTTCAAAAGATTCAGGTACAAGACCAGTTAATTCATTTTCTCGTTTAACTCTAATATTTCCATAACTCAACGACAGAACAGTATTTCTAACCATTCCCTTGTTTCTGTCTTTATTTTCATAGATAAAGCTTAGACCAGGCAGTACTTCCCAATGTTCTGGAATATCACTTAACCATTCAACACCGCTATTTTTATACTTGTCGTATTTTTTCATCATTTACAAGTTTAAAATTTCGGCAATTAAACCATCACTTAGTTTTTCTAAATCAACAATGTCTTTTGTAACTTCTGCAATATCACGCAAAGGTTTGTGTTTGTAAAAATATTTATTAAAACTTATTTCATAACCAATTTTGGTAGCATCAAGGTTAATCCAAGCTTCTTCTACGTGAGGTTTTACTTCCCGTAAAAAGTAACCATGAATGTCTTCTTTGAGCGGTATGTTTTCGGTATCACGTAAATCGCTTTCCGTTTCATAAGTTAGGTATTCCCCTTTTTTGGGTGTTGGGAAATAGCCATAATCAGGCAATTCTTTTTCTTTACAATTCAAATGTGTCAAGACTTTTTCTAATTTATCTCCGGTTAACTTTACAATGCTTTTTACCACTTTTTCGGCTTCGGCATCATAGTAACTTACAGCATTGAGTATCATATTTTTCTCTGAAGCAGAAAGTTTCATTTTTTCAGATTTGATTGCCTCGTCAACCTGCGTGCGAAATTTGTTGAAATCAGTAAATTCTTTTGTTCCTATTTTTTGTAGTAATTGCGAACCATTGTCCAATAAGGATTTTTGCTTTTCCCAAAGCGTTTTACTGGTCAGTGCTGTTTCTTGTTTACTGTTTAAATTTAGTTCCTGTTTTTCTGCCCAATGTATTAGCTCTTTTTTATGTTTTTCAATATCGGTATAAACCTCTGCACCATACGTTTCATAAGCATAAGCCATGGCTTCTTTTAGCGACTTATCATAGCGTAATTCTTCAATCCTTTCTTTGGTGAATTGTGCTTTTAAACGTTTTGGTCTTTCGATAGTCACTTTGTGATAACCAAAATCGCTGTTATCAAATACTTTTGAGGCAATACCGTCGTCTGTACTTCGTTCAATTGGTTTTAAATCGGTATAGGTCTTTACTATTTCTGTAATGTGCTCAGGTGCAAATTCACAGTTTTTGTTTCCTAAATTCTTGCGCAGTTTGCGATAGAGTTGTCCAGCATCAATCAGTTGCACTTTGCCTTTTCTGTTGGCTGTTTTGTTGTTGCTCAATATCCAAACATAAGTGGTAATACCGGTATTGTAAAACAAGTTGTTGGGCATTTGTACAATGGCTTCCAACCAGTCGTTCTCAATAATATAACGGCGGATGTTGCTTTCGCCACCACCGGCATCTCCGGTAAATAAGCTACTTCCGTTATGTACAGAGGCAATTCGAGTTCCTGCTGGACTTTGTGAAAGCGGTTTCATTTTACTGACCATTTCCATCAGGAATAACAACTGCCCATCTGAAGAACGCGGAATAGCATCGGCATCTTCTTCAACACCCCCATAGTTTTTCAGACGAATTTGAAAACGGGAATCAATTACATCTTTTCCGTCCTTAATGTATTTTTGTTCACTTGCCCATGATTTCCCATAGGGCGGATTGGACAACATAAAATCGAAAGTAGTTCCCCTAAATTCATCAGTAGACAAGGTAGAACCTACACGGATATTCTCGGGATTATTCCCTTTAATCATCATATCCGATTTGCAAATCGCATAGGTTTCATCGTTGATTTCCTTACCGTACAAATACACATCGGAGTTTACCGCACGTATTTCTCCTTCTTCATCTTTAATGAAATTTTGAGCTTCGGTAAGCATACCACCACTACCACATGCCGGATCATAAATCGTCATGACGGGAGGAAGATTGTTCTTGATTGGATCAAAAATAATATGGGTCATTAGGTCAATAACTTCACGAGGCGTAAAGTGCTCTCCGGCTTCCTCGTTGTTATCTTCATTGAATTTTCGGATTAACTCTTCGAAAACATATCCCATTCCCAAGTTGGAAAGAGCATGTAATTTACGACCATTGCTATCATTTTTCTCAAAAGGCGTAAGATTGATATCGGGAGAAGTAAATTTTTCCAACACGTCAAGTAAAACATCCTTGGTAGCCATGTGTCGGATTTGGCTTTTGAGTTTGAATTTTTCAATGATTTCTTTTACGTTGCCACTAAAACCATTAAGGTAATCTTCAAAATTAGCTTGTAATAATTGTTGGCTGTTGGTAGCAGTATCGTGCAAACGTTGTAACGTCCATTCGCTTACATTGTAGAATACATAGCCAGAAGCTTCTCTCAATCCATTTTCATCCCATTCCGTAAAGCCAGCTTCATCACGTTGAAAAGTCAATTCTTCCATTACTGCATCTTTTGTTGGCTCAAGCAAAGCATCCAATCTACGTAAAACAACCATAGGCAATATTACATCACGGTATTTTCCTCGAACGTAAACATCTCGCAAACAATCATCTGCTATTGACCATATAAAAGAAACTAATTTATTGTGTACGGCTGTATTCATTTTTAATTTTAGTATTTCGTAATCAACCAAACGTATCAAAATTAAATGAGTTTAACAAGTTTAATTTGAATGCAAATTCCACTGATATTGACCACCCAATTCACGCAGTTGCATATGTCCATACTAAAGCTTATTTTCTCTTTTGGCTGGAGAATTATTTAAACTTTTCAAAAAGCTCAAGAAATTATTTTCAATGTCTTTTGAAAGTATAAGTTTTTTAAAATCAAATGAATAAATTACAGAAAAAAGAAGCGTACTTTTTCAAAAATTATACTTTTAAAGCCCACGAAATTCTGACCTTCTTTGGGAAGATTTTTGTGTATATCTTGGGGGAGTCACGGCAACCAAAAACTATTTAATTCTTTGTGCTAACGAGAGTAATAGTATCGGTGAGATTATGATTTGAAATATAATTCAAAACAAAATGTTCTGCTTCTTTTTTATTCTCAGGGGCAGTAGAAAATGAGTTAAGATAAAAGTCTTCATTTTCATCAGCAATGTGAATGATTTCAGTGTACTTCTTAGCAATTAATGCGCCTTTTAATTTCAATACTTTAAGTTCGTCACCGTTGCCAATTTCCTTTCTCACACGGAGTTTAATAATCTTGTCCATTTTGTTGGGTTTTATTATAGTTGCACCATGAAATAAAAATATTCTGAAACAAAAAAGAGACCCTGTCTAGAGTCTCATTTTTGGAATTAATTTGCCATCTATAAAGGTTATTTCCCTTTTAGTAATTTTTCCAAATATTCGACTTTATCTTTTTCAGCTTGAACTAATCGTTCGTAAAGTTCTACAACTTTGTCTAATGGATTGAAATTAGGATGATAACTTTCAGTCTTTAAAATTGCTATGCCATTATCATTGGTATTAAATGTATTATTAATTATATTTAGTATGGCATCCTCTGAAAAATTTTTAATCGCTTCAGGTGTTACACCAAGAGCTTTTGCAACTTCTACAAGTTTTTCTTCATCTATCGTTTCGCTATTCTCCATAGCAGATATCGCCTGTTGGTTAGTCCCCAAAGCCTGCGCCAATGCTTCTTGTTTCATGTCTCGAAGTTCACGAATACGGCTAATTTTTCGCCCTATATGATTTGGTTTTGTCAATGTGCTCATAGTTCAAAGATAATAATTAGGAATAAAAAAATAAGCAATCCGTAAAAAACATATTCAGTCCTGTAGGATACAGACCAAAATGATTCGGTACAGTACTCAATCTGATTTACTTGCATGTAATAAACAAAAATACAATTTTTCGGATAATTATTAATTAAAAATTTAAAATTATGAATGCAATTGAATTCTCACAGCAAAAAGAGTTGAAGGAAGTAATTACAAGCCACATTAAAACATCTGCCATTTATTGTTTTGGCAGGCAGGAAACAGCTTATAGTTCGAGCAGGAAAATTTATCCTGATAAAGAACTGCAAAAGGAACATAGTCATTTATACCTCTTAGTTTTTGTACATGAAACCAAAGAAAATGCGGGCAGTAATATAAGTGATAAGATAAAAGCAAAGACTCAGGGCTCTTTTACTGCTACTGTTCTTATACACCACGTACAGAGTCTTAAAGACCTCTGCCAAGACCAGCAGTTTTTCTTTTGGCAGATCATGCAGGAAGGTGAGCTGTTATTTCAAGATATTAACAAGCCTCCTTATTTAAATATTAGCGAAACTCCAAAAAGAAATTTAAAATCCACATCGCATTATATAGCATGGAGGAAGAATAATATTGCTACAATCTGGGGCTGGGTCTATAATGATGATGATGCTTCTAGTTCGGATGAAGTGAAAATGTCCGCTCTTCATCAAATAGTGGAGCAAATCTGTTTGTCTTTGATCCGTGCCTTTATAGGCTACACTCCTAATCATTTTGCATTAGAGTACTTATTTAATCTCTGCGAATACTTTACTACCATAACTACAGACTTTTTCCCCCGACAAACTCAGGAAGACAAATCCATATTTAAACTTCTTAGGCAACAACCCAACACGTTACGCTTTAGTAAGGCTAACGATGTTGATTATTTATATTATCAGGTAGTGGAAGAAAGATGCAAAAAATTTAAAAATCAAGCGGAAATTTTGATACAAAATGAAATAAACCGACAAAATGAAGTTCAAAATGAACCCGAGAAAACCGATAAAGAACCTGTATAAATTATGGAAAAGAATAGAATATCCTTTGAATCTATTTTTTGGGCAGGTCATGAGATTAAAAGTTCTTCTCAAGTGCTGGAGGCTTTTTTTGATTTTGCCCATCTTGATTGCTATAAAGAGATACTGTGCGAAGCATTTTTATATGTCCATAAAAAGAAAGTATATAAAAAAGATTATCCCGGACAGGTCATTGTTTTCTATACTGCTCTGCGCTCTTTTCTTAAAGTCTGTTTTCTTTTGCAGTACAAAAACAAAAAATGGAAATTGAAAAACTCATCGGACTGTAAGTCAAAACTTCATCTGGCTTCCTTGACAATGGAAGAATATGAGAATCCTTTCCTTGTATTTCAAAGAGCATTTGCAGAGAAAACCATCGATGAATTCGAATTTTTCCTATTTGAAGTTATACACCTGTCACTGTCTCGATGCACCGAAGAATTTGATTATGACTTGATCACACCCTACATCTATTTAATCAAAATGCTGGATGCAAGCCAGCTTATGCGTGAAAGAGGGATTGAAAAGATCAAAAATAATGTACAGTCTTAAAGATAACATATCCAGTAGCGGACTATAGTATCTGCACATTCTCAACTGTAATAACGACAATTTTTTAGATATGAAAAACAATAAAAATTTTAAGAAAGAAAAAATACTTGTAAAATCAGTAGAACAAGCAAAGACAGCTTTGCATATGCTTCTGCAGAATTCAAAAAAGAATCTCGAAAACGGGATTTCAGAACTTCTCGATAAATTGAAAAATCCCATACTCGATTTGCTACTTGACAGATATCCCGACCTCCTGCAGGAATACGATTTGGAAGAATTGCTTTCAGGTGATCTTGAAATCATTGATTCGGAGACACAGGACGTCAAGACAGCAGGACTGCTGTCGTGCCTGCAATTGCTGATACATTTTTGTTATGAACTAAAAGAAAATCCAAATCCAAATGATAAGCGTTTTGATAGTCTCAGGTATATTTTAAAGTCGATTACCTGCTCCGAGTTCGTGCATGAACTGCTCTATGTTGTTATATCGCTGGTTGGAACAGACTACTACCAAAAGTTTCAGCAGAGAATACAAAACTTAAATTTTGATTCAGAAAGCGCAATAGAACTGGAAAGCGATCCTGAATTGCATGAACATATTGACCTGATGACATGGTTTGCGTTAGTGAGGCTATTTTTAGAATCGGTTTATACTTATTTCAATAGTCCTGATAAAAACTTCAAAAACACAACATGGTGAAACTCCAAAAAGTCCACTATTTAAATAATTAATCGATTTAAAATAAAGATTATGGAAAAAGATAAAATCAAATTAAATGAGTTCATAGAGAACCCAGAGCATTATTTTGTATTGCTCAAGCCAGCATTAGAAACAAGAAATGACATACACGTTATTGAAATTAGCGTAGAAGGATATAGAGACCTATTTTGTATGATAATGGATTTGCTTAAAACAGCAAAATTTGCTTTAGACGGAATTGAAGTCAGTATTGAGAATACAAAAAATACTGAAAGATATGTTGGAAGTCTTTTAAGAATAATAGAAATGCTGATTCCATTGGAAGAGGCAGAATTGCTGGATATGCTTTACGTAAAACATTTAAATGAAAAAAATAAGAGTGATTCCAATTAACTTGTTTCCAATTGTAATTTTAATAAAACGCCGACTTTGGAGGCGTTTTCCAGCCCCCTGCAGGGGCAAGTTGTTTTGAGATGCTGAATTCATTTCAAGCATCTCAAAACACAACTTGCTGGTTTCCTGCGAAACCATTTTTAGAGATAGATTTAATTGAAAGGGCTTGATGCCCTTTTTTTTGGCAAATGAAAAATCCACCTGAAATAGCGGATTTTTTTTATTTATTAGAGTTTTAGAACTTCTCATTAATTCGTCCTATAACTTTTTCAATATAAAATTAAAAACAACAAAACCAGGAAGGGATTTATTAATGATTATTATAGTAAATTAATCACATCAAATTCTTCAATTGACCTATAGCCTAAAAATGAATGCCTTCTTTTTTTATTATACCAATTTTCAATGTATTCGTATACTTCGGCTCTCATCTGTTTTCTCGGCAGAAGTTTGTTTCGATCAATTAATTCTTTTTTAAAAGAGCTGAAAAAGCTTTCGGAAACGGCATTGTCAGTATGATTTTGTTTACCGCTCATACTGCGTCTAACACACTTATAAGAGTCTAATGTATTAGTGAAAATTTTATTAGCATATTGAACACCTCTATCAGAATGGAAGATTAAATCTTTAGTGATTCCCCTGCTATTTACTGCCATTTCCCAAGCGGGCAAGGTTGTTGCTTTAGTACTCATTTTTGTACTTAAACTCCATCCTATTATTTTCCTATCAAATAAATCCATAACAATGGTAAGATATAAAAAGCCTTTGGTTGTTTGTATATATGTTATATCTGAAACCCAAGCTTTAGCAGGCTCAATAGCTGTAAATTGTCTATTTAAAACATTTGGAACTACATAGTGATTATGATGTGAGTCAGTTGTTACCTTATAATTTCTCCTAACTTTACTACGTAAACCCAACATTCTCATATAAAATTTCACTGACGAGTTTTTTATTTTAAATCCTCTGCTTTGAAGTTCTTTAGTAATTTTGGCACATCCATATCTTTGCTTAAATTCATAAAATAATGATATAATCTCCTGTTTTAATAAAATTACTCGAGACTCTGTATCTGTAAGCTCTTGTTTTTTTCTTCTATAATATGTGGTCTCCGACACTTCTAATACAGCTAACATTTTTGCAATTGAAAATTCAGATTTATTGTTTTCAATGAATCGTTTAGTCATTATTTTTCCTTGTGAAACATATTTTGTTCCTTTTTTTAAAATTTTCAGCGTAATTTTTGCATCTTTAATTTTTCTTTCAAGCTCGGTAATGACGGCTTGTTCGGGAGTCAATTTTGGATGACCACTTCCACAAAAACTTCCTGTTCCAAATTTTTCAAAGTCTTGTCGCCATTTGTACAAGTAATCTGGAGCTATTCCTAACTCTCTTGCAAAACTTGCAATTTTCCCCTTGTCTCGCTCATAACTTAATTTAACTGCATTTTCTTTGAAAGTACGTTCGTATTTTTTCATAGTCTGAAGTTTGATAATTTATAGTAGAATTTCTTTTTAATTTACATTTTCAGGTATTCAAATATTTTTTCTTTCATTTTTTTTTTAGATATAAGCATATTTAAATCGACTAGTTCAGATCTAAGGGAAGTAAAAAAGCTTTCACAGATAGAATTGTCAGAATGATTTCCTATTCGATTCATACTTCGTATAATAAACTTATAAGAGTCTAATTTAAGGGCAAACATCTTGTTGGCATATTGAATTC
Protein-coding sequences here:
- a CDS encoding helix-turn-helix domain-containing protein; protein product: MSTLTKPNHIGRKISRIRELRDMKQEALAQALGTNQQAISAMENSETIDEEKLVEVAKALGVTPEAIKNFSEDAILNIINNTFNTNDNGIAILKTESYHPNFNPLDKVVELYERLVQAEKDKVEYLEKLLKGK
- a CDS encoding restriction endonuclease subunit S, producing the protein MKKYDKYKNSGVEWLSDIPEHWEVLPGLSFIYENKDRNKGMVRNTVLSLSYGNIRVKRENELTGLVPESFETYQFVNKGDLIFRPTDLQNDTVSLRSSISEYEGIITNAYLNLRFRSKANSKFYHYFFRSIDNNKIIYGLGSGLRQNISYLDFRRFQFPFPPIEEQTAIANFLDDKTAKIDQAITIKQKQIELLKERRQILIHKTVTRGLIPNIKLKESGVEWIGEIPKHWEIKRFRNTFKLGKGLTITKENLTDEGIFCVNYGEIHSKFGFEVNPEIHKLKCVHPDYLINNSSSLINEDDFVFADTSEDLQGSGNFTYLNSKEQVFAGYHTVIARPSDNIISRFIAYEFDSLVFRSQIQAKVKGVKVYSITQSILKELSVLVPPKKEQLEIVNHLDNSTKKIDTAISLKKQEIEKLKEYKMSLIDAVVTGKVKVF
- a CDS encoding IS3 family transposase produces the protein MKKYERTFKENAVKLSYERDKGKIASFARELGIAPDYLYKWRQDFEKFGTGSFCGSGHPKLTPEQAVITELERKIKDAKITLKILKKGTKYVSQGKIMTKRFIENNKSEFSIAKMLAVLEVSETTYYRRKKQELTDTESRVILLKQEIISLFYEFKQRYGCAKITKELQSRGFKIKNSSVKFYMRMLGLRSKVRRNYKVTTDSHHNHYVVPNVLNRQFTAIEPAKAWVSDITYIQTTKGFLYLTIVMDLFDRKIIGWSLSTKMSTKATTLPAWEMAVNSRGITKDLIFHSDRGVQYANKIFTNTLDSYKCVRRSMSGKQNHTDNAVSESFFSSFKKELIDRNKLLPRKQMRAEVYEYIENWYNKKRRHSFLGYRSIEEFDVINLL
- a CDS encoding class I SAM-dependent DNA methyltransferase, with amino-acid sequence MNTAVHNKLVSFIWSIADDCLRDVYVRGKYRDVILPMVVLRRLDALLEPTKDAVMEELTFQRDEAGFTEWDENGLREASGYVFYNVSEWTLQRLHDTATNSQQLLQANFEDYLNGFSGNVKEIIEKFKLKSQIRHMATKDVLLDVLEKFTSPDINLTPFEKNDSNGRKLHALSNLGMGYVFEELIRKFNEDNNEEAGEHFTPREVIDLMTHIIFDPIKNNLPPVMTIYDPACGSGGMLTEAQNFIKDEEGEIRAVNSDVYLYGKEINDETYAICKSDMMIKGNNPENIRVGSTLSTDEFRGTTFDFMLSNPPYGKSWASEQKYIKDGKDVIDSRFQIRLKNYGGVEEDADAIPRSSDGQLLFLMEMVSKMKPLSQSPAGTRIASVHNGSSLFTGDAGGGESNIRRYIIENDWLEAIVQMPNNLFYNTGITTYVWILSNNKTANRKGKVQLIDAGQLYRKLRKNLGNKNCEFAPEHITEIVKTYTDLKPIERSTDDGIASKVFDNSDFGYHKVTIERPKRLKAQFTKERIEELRYDKSLKEAMAYAYETYGAEVYTDIEKHKKELIHWAEKQELNLNSKQETALTSKTLWEKQKSLLDNGSQLLQKIGTKEFTDFNKFRTQVDEAIKSEKMKLSASEKNMILNAVSYYDAEAEKVVKSIVKLTGDKLEKVLTHLNCKEKELPDYGYFPTPKKGEYLTYETESDLRDTENIPLKEDIHGYFLREVKPHVEEAWINLDATKIGYEISFNKYFYKHKPLRDIAEVTKDIVDLEKLSDGLIAEILNL